CGATAGCGCTTGCCCAGGATGGTGCCGCCGACCACGGTGGCGACGAGTGTGACAACAACGACGAGGCCAAACACCATCACATCCTTGCGTGGTCGTGCGGTTTGCGCAGCCCCCGGTCTCAGCCGGGCCGGGACTGCTCGAGGTATGCCGCCAGCGCGTTGGTCAGGCCGCGGCGGGCCTCGTCCAGGTCGGCATAGGAGCCCAGCTGGCGTTCGGAGACCAGCCCGCGCATCGCACCGGGGATGAGGGCAGCCACCTCCCGCACCCGCTGGGGGTCGACTCCGAGGTCGGCGAACGCCGCATGGCATGTCGTCAGCCAGCTCTTGCCCCAGGAGAACAATTCGGCCGCGGTGCGCGGATACAGCCGCTCCAATTCGCGGTGGTCGCGGGGGAGTGCGGCCCGCAGGTTCTCGATCGCCCGCGAATCCGGCGAGGCCAGCCCGTCATAGAGCGTGTCGATGATGGCCGCAACCCGTTCCCGCAGCGGCGCATCCGATTTCACGCTGCCGAACGCCGAGATCGCGGCGTCGCGGCGCTCGGCGGTGCGGTGCAACACCGCCGCCCAGAATCCGTCGACGTCGCCGAACTGATACTGCACCGCGCCCCAGGTGGCGCCGCTCTCCTTGGCGATCCGGCTGGCCGACACCGCGCCGGGGTCCCCGGTGGCCAGGGAGCGCACCGCGGCGTCCAGCATCGCCTCGCGGGTTGCCAGCCCCCGCTTATTGCTTCGCCGCGTCTCCGATTGAGCCATCCGCCGAATCCTAACAACATTTACATAGCGCCCACTATGATTCCGTTGCTATGCGCACTATGCTGCGACAGTCGGCCCGCTCGGAGACCACAGAGAGGACACGTTGACATGGCCAAACCGCCGTTGTCGATGAACCCGACAGGCTGGTTTCAAGTCGCCTGGTCTGACGAGATCGGCATCGGCGATGTCCACGCCATGAAGTACTTCGGCCGGGAGATGGTGGCCTGGCGGGCCGAGTCAGGTCAGCTCACCGTGATGAACGCCTACTGCGAACACCTCGGCGCGCATCTGGGTTTCGGCGGCACCGTCTGCGGCGAGGTGCTGCAATGTCCGTTCCACGGTTGGCAGTGGAACTCCCAGGGCCGCAACGTCTGCATTCCCTACCAGGACAAGCCCAACCGCGGTAGGCGCATCACCACCTATCCGGTCACCGAACGCAACGAAGCGGTCTACATCTGGAACGACGCGCAGGGCCGGGAACCGTTCTTCGACGCGCCGGATGTGTTCGCCAGCTTCGACGACCGCAGCGCCGCCGATTACTACCCGCAACAGCGACTGTTTCGCGCGGGCCTGGAGCTGCACCCGCAGTACGTGCTGGAGAACGGGGTGGACTTCGCCCACTTCAAATACGTGCACAAGACCCCGATCGTGCCGGTGTTCACCCGCCACGATTTCGCCGAACCGGTGTCCTACGTCGACTTCACCATCACCTTCGAGGGCGACGACGGTCAGAGGATCGAGGACGTCAACAGCGGCGTCGAAGCCATCAACGGCGGCTTGGGGATTGCGGTGACCAAGAGCTGGGGAATGATCGACAACCGGACTATTTCCGCGATCACGCCCGTCGACGACTCCACCTCCGACGTCCGCTTCATGGTCTACATCGGCCGGTCGCCGCATAAGCCCGGCGATCCTGATCGCGCCGAGGCCCGGGCAGTCGACTTCGGGCGTGAAGTCATCCGCCAATTCGAGCAGGACATCCACATCTGGTCGCATCAGCGCTATTCGGATCCGCCGGCCCTGGCGACCGCCGAGTTTGAGGGCTTCACCGCAATCCGCCAGTGGGCCAAGCAGTTCTATCCCGACGGCATCGGTGGCAGTGCTGCCGAGGTCGCTGAACTCAGAGCGCAGAAAGGTTTCACCGCATGAACGCAGCCGCCGCACCCGTCCGCGTCTTCCAGGTCGCCACCGGCAACGTCGGGACCGAGATGATCCGGCGGTTCGCCGCCCGCGATGATCTCGAACTGGTAGGCGTGCACTGCTATTCGCCGGACAAGATCGGCAAAGACACCGGCGAGCTGGCCGGGATCGGCCCCAACGGCGTGATCGCGACCGGCAGTGTCGAGGAGATCATCGCCGCCAGGCCCGACGTGCTGACGTTTCACGGGGTGTTTCCCGACGAGGACCTCTACGTCCAGATCCTGGAAGCGGGCATCAACATCGTGACCACCGCGGACTGGATCACCGGCTGGCACCGTGACCGCAACCACCCGCACCCGTCGGGCAAACCGGTGACGCAGCTGCTGGCCGAGGCTTGTGAGAAGGGCGGCGCGAGTTTCTACGGCACCGGCATGAACCCCGGGCTCAATCAGATTCTGGGCGTGGTGTGTTCGGCCGATGTCGCCGAGATCGAGAACATCACCACCATCGAGTCGGTGGACGTGTCGTGTCACCACTCCAAGGACACCTGGATCGAGGTGGGTTACGGCCAGCCGGCCGACGATCCAGAGATCCCCGCCAAGCTGGAGAAGTTCACCCGGGTCTTCGCCGACAGCGTGCTGATGATGGCCGACTGCTTCGATCTGACCCTCGATGAGGTGACGTTCGACTACGAACTGGGAGTGTGCACCAGGGACGTCGACCTGGGCTGGTACACCCTGCCCAAAGGCTCCTTGGGCGGCAACTACATCAAGTATCAGGGGATGGTCAACGGTGTGCCGCGCGTCGAGACGCATCTGGAGTGGCAGATGACGCCGTTCACCGAGCCGAACTGGAACATCAAGGGCTGCTACATCACCCGGGTCACCGGTGATCCGTGCGTCTACAACAAGCACATGATCTTTCCCAAGCCCGGAATTGACCTGTCCAACCCGGACAACTTCGCCTCGATCGGCATGACCGTGACCGGATTGCCCGCCCTCAACGCGATCAAGTCGGTGGTGGCGGCGCCGCCGGGCCTGCTGACCAGCGCCGACCTGCCGCTGCGCGGATTCGCCGGGCGATTCCGCAGGTGAGTGAGGCCGGCGGGCTTGCCGCACTGGCACGTGGCATGCGCGACCTGGTGGCGGCCGAGGCCGCCGCGTCCGAGCAGTGCCGCACCCTGACCGATCCCATCGTCGACGAGATGTGGCGCACCGGGTTGATGTCGGCGTTCAATCCCGCCGCCGCCGGTGGAGTCGAGCCGTCATTTGCCGAGATGATCGAGACCTGGATCGAAATGGCATGGCAGGACGGGTCATTCGGCTGGGTCGGTATCGCCAACATGCCGTCGTCCTTCGCGGCCGCCACGTACCTACCCGACGACGGGTTCGATGAGGTGTTCACCTCCCAGGGCAATCACGTCACGCTGGGCGGCCAATACTTCCCCAACGGCCAGGGTGTCGCCGTCGACGGCGGCTACCGGCTCAGTGGATCGTGGAGCTTCGGCTCGGGGATCGGCCACTCCCAGTACGTCGCGGCCGGCTTCTTCCCGATGGACGACGGCGAGATGCGCTGGGTCAGCGACGGAATACCCGACATGCAGGTCGCGGTGCTCCCGCGTGAGCAGGTCTCCTTCAACGACGGGTGGCATGTCCAGGGGCTCAAGGGAACCGGCTCCTACGACTACAGCGCCCAGGACGTGTTCGTACCAGGGAGCCGGACCTTTCCACTGTTCTGCCGTACGCCACTTCGCGGCGCGTCGCCGGCGGCTCGGATGGGCCTGATGCCGGTGACCGCCGCGGGCCACGCGTCCTGGGCGCTCGGTGTGGCCAAAAGCATGCTCGACGACGTGACTGAGCTGGCAGCCACCAAATACCGGATGAGCGACATGGCGGCGTTGGCCAGCCGCCCGACGTTTCAGAAGGATCTGGCTCACCACGTCGCCGCGTGGCGGGCCGCTCGCTTGCTGGTGCTCGATGCGTTCACCACGGCCGAAACCGCCGTCGCGGCAGGCGAAGACCTGACGCCGGGACTGCGGGCCGACATGCGGGTGGCAGCCGTCTACGCCACCGATACCGCCAGAAGCTGCGCCGAATGGGCACATCTGGCGGCCGGAACCACGGCGATTCGCGAAGGCAGCCGCCTCGAACGAGCATTCCGCGACATCTACACCGGAACCCAGCACGCCTTCATCAGCGAGAAGGTCGCTATCGACGCGGCCCAGATCTGGCTCGGACTGATCGACGACCAGTTCGGCCTCTGAGCCGCCACGCGTTAGGGCGCCTCGGCGGGCAGCGGTGTGCCGGAACTGCCCTCGGGCAGCGGGGTTCCGGAGCTTCCGGACGGCGGAGCTGACGGTGCGGGGTGCGCGGGCCGCGACGCCGGGGGACGGGCCGGTGCAGCAGGAGCCCGGTTGCTGCCACCGCTCGCCGAGAGCTGAGATCCGCCCGCGGGGGCTTGCGGCTGCGTCGGAGCCTGCGGAGCCGGGGCCACCCATCGGATCAGGTCCGCGCCCCCGGTCTGGTACACCATGCTGTTCGGGACGTCGCCGGTGACGTCGAAATAGACCTTGCCGCTGGCCTTCTGGCCCTGGGTCAGGGCGACGGGAGCGATGCCCTGTGCGGTGGGCACGGTGAACAAAGCCTGGTAGTTCTGGCCGCTGGCCGAACGGGCACTGAGGTTGGCAACGATCGGAAAGACGGCGCCCTGGATCGCCTCGTCGGTGGCGGTGGC
The window above is part of the Mycolicibacter sp. MU0102 genome. Proteins encoded here:
- a CDS encoding TetR/AcrR family transcriptional regulator, which produces MAQSETRRSNKRGLATREAMLDAAVRSLATGDPGAVSASRIAKESGATWGAVQYQFGDVDGFWAAVLHRTAERRDAAISAFGSVKSDAPLRERVAAIIDTLYDGLASPDSRAIENLRAALPRDHRELERLYPRTAAELFSWGKSWLTTCHAAFADLGVDPQRVREVAALIPGAMRGLVSERQLGSYADLDEARRGLTNALAAYLEQSRPG
- a CDS encoding Rieske 2Fe-2S domain-containing protein, with the protein product MAKPPLSMNPTGWFQVAWSDEIGIGDVHAMKYFGREMVAWRAESGQLTVMNAYCEHLGAHLGFGGTVCGEVLQCPFHGWQWNSQGRNVCIPYQDKPNRGRRITTYPVTERNEAVYIWNDAQGREPFFDAPDVFASFDDRSAADYYPQQRLFRAGLELHPQYVLENGVDFAHFKYVHKTPIVPVFTRHDFAEPVSYVDFTITFEGDDGQRIEDVNSGVEAINGGLGIAVTKSWGMIDNRTISAITPVDDSTSDVRFMVYIGRSPHKPGDPDRAEARAVDFGREVIRQFEQDIHIWSHQRYSDPPALATAEFEGFTAIRQWAKQFYPDGIGGSAAEVAELRAQKGFTA
- a CDS encoding dihydrodipicolinate reductase is translated as MNAAAAPVRVFQVATGNVGTEMIRRFAARDDLELVGVHCYSPDKIGKDTGELAGIGPNGVIATGSVEEIIAARPDVLTFHGVFPDEDLYVQILEAGINIVTTADWITGWHRDRNHPHPSGKPVTQLLAEACEKGGASFYGTGMNPGLNQILGVVCSADVAEIENITTIESVDVSCHHSKDTWIEVGYGQPADDPEIPAKLEKFTRVFADSVLMMADCFDLTLDEVTFDYELGVCTRDVDLGWYTLPKGSLGGNYIKYQGMVNGVPRVETHLEWQMTPFTEPNWNIKGCYITRVTGDPCVYNKHMIFPKPGIDLSNPDNFASIGMTVTGLPALNAIKSVVAAPPGLLTSADLPLRGFAGRFRR
- a CDS encoding acyl-CoA dehydrogenase family protein — translated: MRDLVAAEAAASEQCRTLTDPIVDEMWRTGLMSAFNPAAAGGVEPSFAEMIETWIEMAWQDGSFGWVGIANMPSSFAAATYLPDDGFDEVFTSQGNHVTLGGQYFPNGQGVAVDGGYRLSGSWSFGSGIGHSQYVAAGFFPMDDGEMRWVSDGIPDMQVAVLPREQVSFNDGWHVQGLKGTGSYDYSAQDVFVPGSRTFPLFCRTPLRGASPAARMGLMPVTAAGHASWALGVAKSMLDDVTELAATKYRMSDMAALASRPTFQKDLAHHVAAWRAARLLVLDAFTTAETAVAAGEDLTPGLRADMRVAAVYATDTARSCAEWAHLAAGTTAIREGSRLERAFRDIYTGTQHAFISEKVAIDAAQIWLGLIDDQFGL
- a CDS encoding MPT63 family protein, whose protein sequence is MKSISTALAAGALVAAGALSTGIAGADPDPAPAPATQPIGTQGTVPEGPGVHGWTISDLRPSSDAIPYQPRGTLWEATATDEAIQGAVFPIVANLSARSASGQNYQALFTVPTAQGIAPVALTQGQKASGKVYFDVTGDVPNSMVYQTGGADLIRWVAPAPQAPTQPQAPAGGSQLSASGGSNRAPAAPARPPASRPAHPAPSAPPSGSSGTPLPEGSSGTPLPAEAP